From Salarias fasciatus chromosome 5, fSalaFa1.1, whole genome shotgun sequence, a single genomic window includes:
- the LOC115388183 gene encoding bile acid-CoA:amino acid N-acyltransferase-like isoform X1, with amino-acid sequence MRMISRLIVRGNLVRVQHAVGAVRWQSSRKQAPVLTAAPVRALIDEQISIKGRFLPPHSPVTVCARMHCEDGDLWEAFAHYNTNASGAVNLTSDHSLGGSYLGCEPMGLFWGLQPAPGGRQGLRLRKKNVETPYQVHISLMEGHVSPSDGKSSELAVVTTERWYMAPGVRRTEIRQNGVVGTLFLPPGPGPFPGVLDMWGMGGGLPEYRSSLLASKGYASLTLSYIEHKDLPGPPDQLNVGDSYFRSAYQLLQDLDEVDADRIGLIGLSYGVYVSLRIATQCGVKPSCVICINGPFASTIPYPEDGFSKHNDSTEKYYVCNDQGYVQFKDAMLPTHLALEHRVKLENLACPLMVIVAEDDGMAASSKYADMMEEILKSAGKSQLFTRLSYPDAGHLIEPPYSPHARESFYRVKPQKLMIVFGGHPASHAAAQEDSWRKMLDFLETNLRR; translated from the exons ATGAGGATGATATCGCGTCTCATTGTACGAGGAAACCTGGTGAGAGTTCAGCATGCTGTGG GTGCAGTTCgttggcagagcagcaggaaacaaGCTCCTGTGTTGACAGCAGCTCCTGTTCGTGCTCTCATTGATGAGCAGATCAGCATAAAGGGCCGTTTTCTGCCTCCACACAGTCCTGTCACAGTGTGTGCACGGATGCACTGTGAAGATGGTGACCTGTGGGAGGCATTTGCACATTACAACACAAATGCAAGTGGCGCTGTCAACT TGACTAGTGATCATTCATTGGGGGGTTCCTACCTTGGCTGTGAGCCGATGGGACTCTTCTGGGGACTGCAGCCAGCTCCTGGAGGAAGACAAGGTTTAAG attgaggaaaaaaaatgtggagaCTCCATACCAGGTCCACATCTCCCTCATGGAAGGCCACGTTTCTCCCAGTGACGGAAAGAGCTCTGAACTGGCAGTTGTTACTACTGAGCGCTGGTACATGGCGCCAGGAGTCAGGAGAACAGAGATCCGTCAGAACGGGGTCGTTGGCACTTTATTTTTACCCCCTG GCCCAGGTCCATTTCCAGGCGTGTTGGATATGTGGGGAATGGGAGGAGGACTCCCGGAGTATCGTTCTTCCCTGTTAGCATCCAAGGGATATGCTAGTCTTACTCTTTCCTACATAGAACACAAAGACTTACCTGGACCTCCAGACCAATTAAATGTTGGTGATTCCTATTTCAGG TCAGCATACCAGCTGCTTCAAGATCTTGACGAGGTCGACGCAGACAGAATCGGGCTAATTGGTCTCTCGTATGGAGTTTATGTCTCTCTTCGCATTGCGACTCAGTGTGGCGTTAAA CCATCATGTGTGATCTGCATCAATGGGCCATTCGCAAGCACAATCCCATATCCTGAGGACGGCTTCAGTAAACATAATGACAG tacTGAAAAATATTATGTGTGCAATGATCAGGGCTATGTTCAGTTCAAAGACGCCATGTTACCTACTCATCTTGCACTTGAACACAGAGTCAAG CTAGAAAACCTCGCCTGTCCACTGATGGTCATAGTGGCGGAAGATGATGGGATGGCTGCAAGCAGTAAATATGCAGATATG ATGGAGGAAATCCTGAAGTCTGCTGGGAAATCGCAGCTGTTTACCCGGTTGTCTTACCCCGATGCTGGTCACTTGATCGAGCCTCCTTACTCACCACATGCAAGAGAATCCTTTTATCGCGTCAAACCacagaaat TGATGATTGTGTTTGGAGGTCATCCTGCAAGTCACGCAGCTGCTCAGGAAGATTCTTGGAGAAAGATGTTGGATTTTTTGGAAACCAATCTCAGAAGGTGA
- the LOC115388183 gene encoding bile acid-CoA:amino acid N-acyltransferase-like isoform X2 produces the protein MTLKIFAVTSDHSLGGSYLGCEPMGLFWGLQPAPGGRQGLRLRKKNVETPYQVHISLMEGHVSPSDGKSSELAVVTTERWYMAPGVRRTEIRQNGVVGTLFLPPGPGPFPGVLDMWGMGGGLPEYRSSLLASKGYASLTLSYIEHKDLPGPPDQLNVGDSYFRSAYQLLQDLDEVDADRIGLIGLSYGVYVSLRIATQCGVKPSCVICINGPFASTIPYPEDGFSKHNDSTEKYYVCNDQGYVQFKDAMLPTHLALEHRVKLENLACPLMVIVAEDDGMAASSKYADMMEEILKSAGKSQLFTRLSYPDAGHLIEPPYSPHARESFYRVKPQKLMIVFGGHPASHAAAQEDSWRKMLDFLETNLRR, from the exons ATGACCCTAAAAATTTTCGCAG TGACTAGTGATCATTCATTGGGGGGTTCCTACCTTGGCTGTGAGCCGATGGGACTCTTCTGGGGACTGCAGCCAGCTCCTGGAGGAAGACAAGGTTTAAG attgaggaaaaaaaatgtggagaCTCCATACCAGGTCCACATCTCCCTCATGGAAGGCCACGTTTCTCCCAGTGACGGAAAGAGCTCTGAACTGGCAGTTGTTACTACTGAGCGCTGGTACATGGCGCCAGGAGTCAGGAGAACAGAGATCCGTCAGAACGGGGTCGTTGGCACTTTATTTTTACCCCCTG GCCCAGGTCCATTTCCAGGCGTGTTGGATATGTGGGGAATGGGAGGAGGACTCCCGGAGTATCGTTCTTCCCTGTTAGCATCCAAGGGATATGCTAGTCTTACTCTTTCCTACATAGAACACAAAGACTTACCTGGACCTCCAGACCAATTAAATGTTGGTGATTCCTATTTCAGG TCAGCATACCAGCTGCTTCAAGATCTTGACGAGGTCGACGCAGACAGAATCGGGCTAATTGGTCTCTCGTATGGAGTTTATGTCTCTCTTCGCATTGCGACTCAGTGTGGCGTTAAA CCATCATGTGTGATCTGCATCAATGGGCCATTCGCAAGCACAATCCCATATCCTGAGGACGGCTTCAGTAAACATAATGACAG tacTGAAAAATATTATGTGTGCAATGATCAGGGCTATGTTCAGTTCAAAGACGCCATGTTACCTACTCATCTTGCACTTGAACACAGAGTCAAG CTAGAAAACCTCGCCTGTCCACTGATGGTCATAGTGGCGGAAGATGATGGGATGGCTGCAAGCAGTAAATATGCAGATATG ATGGAGGAAATCCTGAAGTCTGCTGGGAAATCGCAGCTGTTTACCCGGTTGTCTTACCCCGATGCTGGTCACTTGATCGAGCCTCCTTACTCACCACATGCAAGAGAATCCTTTTATCGCGTCAAACCacagaaat TGATGATTGTGTTTGGAGGTCATCCTGCAAGTCACGCAGCTGCTCAGGAAGATTCTTGGAGAAAGATGTTGGATTTTTTGGAAACCAATCTCAGAAGGTGA
- the LOC115388186 gene encoding protein S100-B-like: MEASKNHTSDLESGMVTIIQVFHKYSGHKCKLKKAELKELINNEMSHFIMKIQENETLDELFSDLDQNGDLEIDFKEFIALIAMVTSACHELFTPNRGN, translated from the exons ATGGAG GCTTCAAAGAACCATACGTCTGACCTGGAGAGTGGCATGGTCACGATCATTCAAGTTTTCCATAAATACTCGGGTCACAAGTGCAAGCTGAAGAAGGCAGAGCTGAAAGAGCTGATCAACAACGAGATGAGTCATTTCATTATG AAAATCCAAGAGAATGAAACTCTCGATGAACTTTTTTCTGATCTGGACCAGAACGGAGACCTGGAGATTGACTTCAAAGAGTTCATCGCCCTCATCGCCATGGTGACCTCAGCGTGCCATGAACTCTTCACCCCAAACCGCGGCAATTAG
- the inpp1 gene encoding inositol polyphosphate 1-phosphatase: MADLLRLLLRVAEKAANVARVCRQEAPLFQLLVQEKTGDDKNKKFVQDFKTLADVVIQEMIRHDVGVQFPEMAGFIHGEESNKFENGLGESVIVTVCSTEEETAALLASVLDGDRTAASLLAGAIHRDPASIQSNTDGLSVPLSPSELGIWIDPIDATSQYIEGREEVLEEGHLSPSGLHCALVLIGVYLRSTGEPVMGVINQPFNHKDPAGGGWKGKHFWGVSYGGTNICSISPPKGGAEGQRGLSVVLSSSEKQVVKEALTSLCGADKLVYASGAGYKILCVILGLTDVYVLSEGSTFKWDSCAPHALLRALGGGVADLTRTLQSTCGAQDRRTELTYHQPATECKGADRWANRGGLVAYRDSSQLGSVLGVLKGKL; encoded by the exons ATGGCTGatctgctgaggctgctgctccgggtgGCTGAGAAAGCTGCGAACGTGGCCCGGGTGTGCAGGCAGGAAGCTcccctctttcagctgctggttCAAGAGAAGACCGGGGACGACAAGAACAAGAAGTTCGTCCAGGACTTCAAGACGCTCGCCGACGTGGTGATTCAAGAGATGATCCGGCACGACGTTGGCGTCCAG tttCCTGAAATGGCCGGCTTCATTCACGGAGAGGAGTCGAACAAGTTTGAAAATGGGCTCG GAGAGAGCGTGATCGTCACCGTGTGCTCCACGGAGGAGGAGACCGCCGCTCTGCTGGCCTCGGTGCTGGACGGTGACCGCACGGCGGCGTCTCTGCTGGCCGGAGCCATCCACCGAGACCCGGCGTCCATCCAGTCCAACACGGACGGACTGTCGGTCCCCCTGAGCCCGTCTGAGCTCGGCATCTGGATCGACCCCATAG ACGCCACTAGCCAATACATTGAGGGTCGAgaggaggtgctggaggaggGCCACCTGTCACCGTCGGGTCTCCACTGCGCCCTGGTTCTGATCGGGGTTTATCTCCGCAGCACAGGCGAGCCCGTCATGGGCGTCATCAACCAGCCTTTCAACCACAAAGACCCAGCAGGTGGAGG CTGGAAAGGCAAACATTTCTGGGGCGTCTCCTACGGCGGCACCAACATCTGCTCGATTTCGCCGCCGAAAGGTGGAGCTGAAGGACAGCGAGGACTGTCGGTGGTCCTGAGCTCCAGCGAGAAGCAGGTGGTGAAGGAGGCCCTGACCTCGCTGTGCGGCGCCGACAAGCTGGTGTACGCCTCCGGAGCCGGCTACAAGATCCTGTGTGTCATTCTGGGCCTGACTGACGTTTACGTGCTCTCGGAGGGAAGCACCTTCAAGTGGGACTCCTGCGCTCCCCACGCCCTGCTCCGAGCTCTCGGGGGCGGGGTGGCGGACCTGAcaaggactctccagtccaccTGTGGAGCGCAGGATCGCCGGACCGAACTGACCTACCACCAGCCCGCCACCGAGTGCAAAGGAGCCGACCGCTGGGCCAACCGGGGCGGCCTGGTGGCCTATCGAGACTCTTCCCAGCTCGGCAGTGTCCTCGGCGTGCTGAAAGGCAAGCTGTAG